In Helianthus annuus cultivar XRQ/B chromosome 8, HanXRQr2.0-SUNRISE, whole genome shotgun sequence, a single genomic region encodes these proteins:
- the LOC110872900 gene encoding uncharacterized protein LOC110872900 isoform X2 — MDMGFYGEQGFGVNSQGICFQSSPRENKSEMIVMGGLHRMNSTGSLSFSGNSGIVNGGSSFTGVGNSCDSVTDLKQRTSLVVEWSVEEQYKLEEALPKYADEPGIIRYVKIAATLRNKTVRDVALRCRWMGRKRRKQEELNLWKKTKDKKDKLMESSLKPSVHSYSTINVAPFSLSMNWAPAQGDGIHVEALQGSIRHLLEQNSQVLGQISTNMCALRHEMHAWAATACNIKRGSC, encoded by the exons ATGGATATGGGGTTTTATGGAGAACAAGGTTTTGGTGTGAATTCACAAGGGATATGTTTTCAATCTAGCCCTAGAGAGAACAAATCTGAGATGATTGTGATGGGGGGTTTGCATCGGATGAATAGCACTGGTAGCTTGAGTTTTTCGGGGAATTCGGGTATTGTAAATGGTGGGTCGTCGTTTACGGGAGTTGGGAATTCGTGTGATTCGGTGACGGATTTGAAGCAGCGGACTAGCTTGGTGGTCGAGTGGTCGGTTGAGGAACAGTATAAGTTAGAGGAAGCACTTCCCAA ATATGCTGATGAACCTGGTATCATAAGATATGTCAAGATCGCTGCCACATTGCGTAATAAGACAGTACGCGATGTTGCGCTGAGGTGTAGGTGGATGGGG AGAAAACGAAGGAAACAAGAGGAACTGAATTTGTGGAAGAAGACAAAAGACAAGAAG GATAAACTGATGGAATCATCCTTAAAGCCAAGTGTACATTCGTATTCAACAATTAACGTGGCTCCATTTTCACTTTCAATGAATTGGGCGCCAGCTCAGGGTGATGGTATTCATGTTGAAG CATTACAAGGCTCGATAAGACATCTATTGGAACAAAACAGCCAAGTTCTTGGTCAGATCTCAACTAATATGTGTGCACTACGG CATGAGATGCATGCCTGGGCCGCCACTGCCTGTAACATTAAACGAGGATCTTGTTAA
- the LOC110872900 gene encoding uncharacterized protein LOC110872900 isoform X1, giving the protein MDMGFYGEQGFGVNSQGICFQSSPRENKSEMIVMGGLHRMNSTGSLSFSGNSGIVNGGSSFTGVGNSCDSVTDLKQRTSLVVEWSVEEQYKLEEALPKYADEPGIIRYVKIAATLRNKTVRDVALRCRWMGRKRRKQEELNLWKKTKDKKDKLMESSLKPSVHSYSTINVAPFSLSMNWAPAQGDGIHVEALQGSIRHLLEQNSQVLGQISTNMCALRLQDNVDLFSEMKNNITAILNDMRCMPGPPLPVTLNEDLVNSILSLKSQTTTMFASSGGMNMKQEPGCW; this is encoded by the exons ATGGATATGGGGTTTTATGGAGAACAAGGTTTTGGTGTGAATTCACAAGGGATATGTTTTCAATCTAGCCCTAGAGAGAACAAATCTGAGATGATTGTGATGGGGGGTTTGCATCGGATGAATAGCACTGGTAGCTTGAGTTTTTCGGGGAATTCGGGTATTGTAAATGGTGGGTCGTCGTTTACGGGAGTTGGGAATTCGTGTGATTCGGTGACGGATTTGAAGCAGCGGACTAGCTTGGTGGTCGAGTGGTCGGTTGAGGAACAGTATAAGTTAGAGGAAGCACTTCCCAA ATATGCTGATGAACCTGGTATCATAAGATATGTCAAGATCGCTGCCACATTGCGTAATAAGACAGTACGCGATGTTGCGCTGAGGTGTAGGTGGATGGGG AGAAAACGAAGGAAACAAGAGGAACTGAATTTGTGGAAGAAGACAAAAGACAAGAAG GATAAACTGATGGAATCATCCTTAAAGCCAAGTGTACATTCGTATTCAACAATTAACGTGGCTCCATTTTCACTTTCAATGAATTGGGCGCCAGCTCAGGGTGATGGTATTCATGTTGAAG CATTACAAGGCTCGATAAGACATCTATTGGAACAAAACAGCCAAGTTCTTGGTCAGATCTCAACTAATATGTGTGCACTACGG CTGCAGGACAATGTTGACCTCTTTAGCGAGATGAAGAACAATATAACTGCCATCTTAAACGA CATGAGATGCATGCCTGGGCCGCCACTGCCTGTAACATTAAACGAGGATCTTGTTAATAGCATTCTCTCCCTTAAAAGCCAG ACAACAACGATGTTCGCCTCATCAGGTGGGATGAATATGAAACAAGAACCAGGATGTTGGTGA
- the LOC110872899 gene encoding inactive leucine-rich repeat receptor-like serine/threonine-protein kinase At1g60630, protein MSKVTIFLHQDYIFTMRNSTPIFLLLSLFFLCFQCVISGDKEALLSLKQSIDPSNTLQWKGTDFCKWEGVKQCLKNRVSKLVLENKNLTGTIDTEIISQLDQIRVLSFKNNSISGQIPNLSHLTNLKSLFLSHNNFSGEFPATLTTLHRLKTIVLSGNNLSGPIPVSILNVQRLYVLYLDGNNFTGKIPPFDQSRLRYLNLSNNQLSGDIPATGTLSKFNSTSFSGNVNLCSNILKIPCGTSPATSVFPAPATTGKNPRRHRVTEIITIIAFIVGGLSLLCVLITLLMLVLKKGKNNLTVVAGRKGTPAAGGVGGGGGEGCAWDDEGVGGGGMGKLVFCGGGGAAEMSYRLEDLLRASAETMGRGTVGSTYKAVMETGFIVTVKRLKDARWLNVEEFCRHVEVIGRLRHRNLVALRAYFQAREERLLVFDYFPNGSLFSLIHGSKTSSGGKPLHWTSCLKIAEDLATGLLHIHETPGGLTHGNIKSSNVLLGSDFESCFTDYGLISLKNPNSIDDSSAASLFYRAPECRDFKNPPSQQADVYSFGVLLLELLTGKAPYQDLVAEHGSDLPSWVKSIRHKEIESSGEPMSSGKLEALLNIAMACVLVAPENRPVMKEVLSMIKETRMEPAHVSFNSSDHSPGRWSDTVQSLPRDDQLSI, encoded by the exons ATGTCAAAAGTCACCATTTTTCTTCATCAAGATTACATTTTTACCATGAGAAACTCCACACCCATTTTCTTACTACTTTCACTATTTTTCTTGTGTTTCCAATGTGTAATAAGTGGTGATAAAGAAGCACTTTTGAGTTTAAAACAATCCATTGATCCATCAAACACTTTACAATGGAAAGGAACTGATTTTTGCAAATGGGAAGGTGTTAAACAatgcttgaaaaacagagtaTCAAAACTTGTTCTTGAAAACAAGAACTTAACTGGCACAATAGATACAGAAATCATATCCCAATTGGATCAAATTCGAGTTTTGAGCTTCAAAAACAACTcaatttccggccaaattcccaATCTTTCTCACTTAACCAATCTTAAATCACTATTTCTTTCCCACAACAACTTTTCCGGCGAGTTTCCGGCGACTCTCACCACCCTCCACCGCCTCAAAACTATCGTTCTCTCCGGTAACAATCTTTCAGGCCCCATTCCTGTATCAATCCTAAATGTACAAAGACTATATGTTCTTTACTTAGATGGTAATAACTTCACCGGAAAAATCCCACCTTTTGATCAGTCTCGCCTGAGATACTTAAATCTTTCAAATAACCAACTTTCCGGCGACATTCCGGCCACCGGAACCTTGTCAAAGTTCAACTCAACCTCATTCTCCGGTAATGTTAACTTATGTAGCAATATATTAAAGATTCCATGTGGGACTTCTCCGGCGACTTCGGTATTTCCGGCACCGGCGACCACCGGAAAAAATCCCCGGCGTCATCGGGTAACCGAGATTATAACAATAATCGCGTTTATCGTTGGTGGGTTATCATTATTATGTGTTTTAATCACATTATTAATGTTGgtattaaaaaaaggaaaaaataattTGACGGTGGTCGCCGGCAGGAAAGGGACACCGGCGGCGGGTGGcgtcggtggtggtggtggtgaggggTGTGCATGGGATGATGAGGGTGTTGGTGGTGGCGGGATGGGGAAGTTGGTGTTTTGCGGCGGCGGAGGTGCGGCGGAGATGAGTTACCGGTTGGAGGATTTGTTGAGGGCGTCGGCGGAGACGATGGGGAGAGGTACGGTGGGGAGTACGTATAAGGCGGTGATGGAGACCGGGTTTATTGTGACGGTGAAACGGTTGAAGGATGCCAGGTGGCTGAACGTGGAGGAGTTTTGTAGACACGTGGAGGTGATCGGGAGGTTGAGGCATAGGAATTTGGTGGCGTTACGGGCGTATTTTCAAGCTAGAGAGGAACGGTTGTTGGTGTTTGATTATTTTCCTAATGGCAGCCTGTTTTCTCTTATTCATG gatccaaaacatcatctggtGGCAAACCTCTTCACTGGACTTCTTGCCTGAAAATCGCGGAAGATCTGGCTACCGGACTCCTCCACATCCACGAAACTCCCGGCGGCCTTACCCACGGCAACATAAAATCGTCCAACGTTCTCCTGGGCTCCGACTTTGAATCCTGCTTCACCGACTACGGCCTCATTTCATTAAAAAACCCCAACTCTATCGACGATTCAAGTGCAGCATCCCTCTTCTACCGTGCCCCAGAATGTCGCGACTTCAAAAACCCACCCTCCCAACAAGCGGACGTCTACAGCTTCGGTGTTCTTCTCTTGGAGCTCCTAACCGGGAAGGCTCCATACCAAGACCTGGTTGCAGAACATGGCTCAGACCTCCCTTCATGGGTCAAGTCCATAAGGCATAAAGAAATCGAGTCCAGTGGTGAACCCATGTCTTCTGGCAAACTTGAAGCACTTTTGAACATTGCAATGGCTTGTGTCTTGGTGGCACCAGAGAACCGGCCGGTGATGAAAGAAGTGTTGAGCATGATTAAAGAAACGAGAATGGAACCGGCTCATGTTTCTTTTAATAGCAGTGATCATTCACCTGGAAGATGGTCCGATACGGTTCAAAGCTTGCCAAGAGATGACCAACTAAGCATATGA
- the LOC118481282 gene encoding uncharacterized protein LOC118481282: protein MSEGFYIRETLDQRDVDQIYEVYDTLFTARLHHGGNFTHRPGRQYVNGKHDFINHLDSDRFSVHELDLAMIMLGYEEGSIMFYHFLIPGESLDSGLRSLACDADVIELLKYVPEHRVVDFYTEHGNTNVNYNRLGVHIEEINEVGQSSGVQQEVGMVTNWFRVLKLGWHEVGQSSGV, encoded by the exons ATGAGTGAAGGATTCTACATTCGAGAGACATTAGACCAGCGGGATGTTGATCAAATTTATG AGGTGTATGATACCCTTTTCACTGCTCGGTTGCATCATGGTGGGAATTTCACTCATCGTCCTGGTAGACAGTATGTTAATGGTAAGCATGACTTCATCAATCATCTAGACAGTGACAGGTTCTCTGTACACGAGTTGGATCTTGCGATGATAATGTTAGGTTATGAAGAAGGTTCCATTATGTTCTATCATTTTTTAATACCAGGAGAGAGTTTAGATAGTGGTCTTCGTAGCCTTGCTTGTGATGCTGATGTGATAGAACTTTTAAAATATGTCCCTGAACATAGGGTTGTAGATTTTTACACTGAACATGGTAATACAAATGTTAACTATAATAGATTAGGGGTGCATATTGAAGAAATCAATGAAGTGGGCCAATCAAGTGGTGTACAACAGGAAGTTGGGATGGTTACCAATTGGTTTAGGGTTCTAAAGTTGGGATGGCATGAAGTGGGCCAATCAAGTGGTGTATAA